Sequence from the Triplophysa rosa linkage group LG22, Trosa_1v2, whole genome shotgun sequence genome:
AACAGAAGTCCCAGATCAGTTCTAGTGTGTTTGGTGGTGCTGTGTGTTCTTCTACTGACGGCAGTCATAGTGCTGTGCGTGAAGCCCAATCTAGAAAGAGATCAGCTAATACTCAAGATCAACGGTCTGACTGAAGACAAAACAAATTTGTTTTCCAAATGTGAAAATCTGACCAATGAGAGAGATCAGCTAAAACGGGAGAAAGCTGAACTTCAGACGAGTCTCGGAAAAATGGGTACGTTTCGTGTGGGCATAAAAGAACTTGGTGTGGATGTGGATCACAATTTAATAATTgaattgtttgtgtttacagatgGATGGATTTACTATCAATCCCATTTTTACTTCATTTCATCTGAGTTATTGGGCTGGTCTGAGAGCAGAAGATACTGTAGAGAGAGAGGAGCAGATCTGATCATCATTGACAACAGAGAGGAAGAGGTGAGTGAAAGATAACTGTGTGTGGCTAGCTATAGAAAATgctgtaaatacacacacacacacacaaaacagttcTTTATTTACTGTTGATTAGCAAACAAGCAGAGAACACGTGTTTAAGGCAGAAACGCTCCAAAATGTGTGCAGCACACTTAGTTTAGTCACTTACTGTAGCACTTCTTTATACTTTTCGTTGCTTTAATATTAGAAAAACTTACAGACAGACGTTAAGGGTGACCAATCAAAAAGAAGATCAGATATGAGGATACAAGATTTCGGTGCCTTTGCTTATGGATGAGTCAAGTGTTTGGCATGTAAACAACGGGACTCTTTGACATGCTAAAATCGGTCAAAATATTAGTTAATAAACGTCCCAGCATTTCATCTTTTCaggattttatt
This genomic interval carries:
- the LOC130546505 gene encoding uncharacterized protein LOC130546505 isoform X2, which translates into the protein MRRRENYNTNTMDGDDGKDSIDDIYINFDTVSSETGKETADSNTTRTKSHEITVKEPARNRSPRSVLVCLVVLCVLLLTAVIVLCVKPNLERDQLILKINGLTEDKTNLFSKCENLTNERDQLKREKAELQTSLGKMDGWIYYQSHFYFISSELLGWSESRRYCRERGADLIIIDNREEEMKIFHINTNCTVVFTTSCWTVTILITLIQ